The DNA segment CACACCATCATCGGCGCAGGCAGCACATCCGGCGGCACCATGGATGCTTCCAACCTGCTGAAACCCGCTTTGGCTAAAGGGCAGTTACGCTGCATAGGTGCCACCACTTACGACGAATACCGCACGATTTTCGACAAAGACCACGCCCTAAGCCGACGTTTCCAAAAAATCGACGTCATCGAACCCAGCATTGCCGAAACCGTGCAGATTCTGCGCGGCTTAAAACCGATGTTTGAAGATTTCCACCAAGTGCGCTACACCTCCGGCGCGCTCGAAGCTGCCGCCGAACTGTCGGCACGCTATATCAACGAGCGTTTTCTGCCCGACAAAGCCATCGATGTGATGGACGAAGCAGGCGCGGCGCAAAAGATTCTGCCGAAATCGAAACAGAAAAAAGTAATCGGCAAAGCGCAAATCGAAGCGGTGATTGCCAAAGTGGCACGCATTCCCGAAAAAACCGTTTCCCACGACGACAAACAGGTATTACAATATCTGGCGCGCGACTTGAAAAACATGGTATTCGGCCAAGACAACGCCATTGAAGCGCTGGTGGCCGCCGTGAAAATGGCGCGTTCCGGCTTGGGGCAACCCGACAAACCCATCGGCAGCTTTCTGTTTTCCGGCCCCACCGGCGTGGGCAAAACCGAAGTTGCCAAACAGCTTGCCTATTCATTGGGCGTGCCGCTGCAACGCTTTGATATGTCGGAATATATGGAACGCCACGCCGTATCGCGTTTAATCGGCGCTCCTCCGGGCTATGTCGGTTTCGAGCAGGGCGGCCTGCTCACGGAAGCAGTAAACAAACAGCCTTTCTGCGTGCTGCTGCTCGATGAAATCGAAAAAGCCCATCCCGATATTTTCAACGTGCTGCTGCAAGTGATGGACTACGGCAAGCTGACCGACAACAACGGCAAGAGCGCCGATTTCCGCAATGTTATCCTCATCATGACCACCAACGCAGGTGCGGATAGCTTGAGCAAACCGGCTATCGGCTTTGCAGGAAAACGCCAGCGCGGCGACGAAATGGAAGCCATCAACAAACAGTTTACGCCGGAATTCCGCAACCGTTTGGATGCCATCATTCCCTTCGCGCCCCTTGATACGCAAGTTATCGCCAAAGTGGTGGATAAATTCCTGCTGCAACTCGAACAGCAACTGCTGGATAAAAAAGTGGAAGCCGAGTTCACTCCGGCATTGCGCCGCTACTTGGCAGAAGCAGGCTTCGACCCGCAAATGGGTGCCCGCCCAATGGGTCGCTTGATTCAAGAAAAAATCCGCAAGGCACTGGCCGACGAGCTTCTCTTCGGCAAACTTGCAGACGGCGGTTTTGTGCGCATAGATTGGGATAATAAAAAATCCGAAGCGGTGTTGAAATTCAAGAAAAGCCCTTCCCCCAAAGAAGAAGCCGCACTGTAAAACCGCATCGAACTTATTGCCGGAAACTTTGACAAAGTCAGTAACGATTGCAGACTTTCGTCTTTAAAGTTCAATGGTCAGAGCCGGATGGCTGTTTGGGAAAGGCCGGAGCGAACCCCGCAAAACCCGTTTTCAGACGGCCTTTGGCTTTTCAGGCCGACTCTCGGGTTGGCTGTCTGAGTTTTGCAAGGTTCTGTCGGTATCCATCAGGCCCTTAGATTCTAATTTCAAGTGCAACACTCAGGCAGTAGTGGTTGGAACAGATTCAAGAATAGAACACTTGGCGTTTCATAGCCAAGTGTTTTTCTTGGCCGGTGGTTCAGCTCATCCTGAACCCTACGTATTTCCCGCTCACTAATGTTGCGGAAATCCGTTTGTTTGGGGAAGTATTGGCGGATGAGTCCGTTGGTGTTTTCATTCAGCGCCTTTTCCCAAGAACGGTAAGGACGGCAGAAATAGGTTTCAGCCGCCAATGCTTTGGCTATTCGGGTGTGGCGGTAGAATTCCTTGCCGTTATCCATGGTGATGGTGTGCACCCTGTCTTTATGCGCCCTCAGCGCCCGAATGACGGCATTGGCCGTATCTTGGGCTTTGAAGTTCTTCAATTTGCAGATAATGGTGTAGCGGGTAACCCGTTCGACCAGTGTCAATAATGCGCTTTTCTGATCTTTGCCGACGATGGTGTCGGCTTCCCAGTCGCCTATACGGGATTTTTCGTCGACGATGGCGGGTCGGTTTTCAATGCCTATGCGGTCGGGTACTTTGCCTCTGCTCCATGTGCTGCCGTAGCGTTTACGGTAGGATTTGCTGCATATTCTGAGATGCTGCCACAAAGTGCCGCCGTTGCTTTTGTCGTCGCGCAGATAGTTATAGACGGTGCTGTGGTGGAGTGTGATTTGGTGGTGTTTGTGCAAATAGGCGCACACTTGCTCGGGGCTGAGTTTGCGGCGGATGAGGGTAGCGATGTGTTGGATCAGCTGCGAATGGAGCTTATAGGGCTTTCTTTTGCGCTGCTTGGTAAGCCGGCTTTGCTGTTGGGCTTTTTTGGCACTGTATTGCTGCCCTTGCGGGCAGTGCCGTTTGATTTCGCGGCTGATGGTGCTTTTATGGCGGTTAAGCCGTTTGGCGATTTCGCTGATGCTGTGGTGGCGGGACAGGTATTGGATGTGGTATCGTTCGTCTTGGGTCAGTTGTGTGTAGCTCATATGCAATCTTTCTTGCAGGAAAGGCCGTATGCTACCGCATACTGGCCTTTTTCTGTTGTGGAAAGTTGCACTTCAAATTTGAATCCGCTGCCGTCTGAAAAATATTTTCAGACGGCATCATATTGTTTTCAAAACCTCTTCAAAAGTTTGAACCGTGCGTTCGATGTTCTGCAATTTATCCAAGCCGAACAGCCCTAAACGGAATGTTTGGAAATCACCCCTTTCGCTGCATTGCAACGGCACGCCCGAAGCAATCTGCATACCGCGCGTAATAAAGGCTTTGCCGCTTTGAATATCGGTATCGGTGGTGTAGCTGACCACCACGCCGGGAGCTTCAAACCCTTCGGCGGCTACACTGGGGTAGCCGTGTTCGGCAAGTAACGCCCGTATTTTGCCGCCCAATTCGGTTTGCGCGGCTTTCAGCTTATCGAAACCGACGGCTTCCGCTTCTTTCATCACATCGTGCAATTTGAGCAAGGCATCGGTAGGCGGAGTGGCATGATAGGCATGACCGCCGTTTTCAAAAGCCTCCATGATTTGCAACCATTTTTTCAAATCCAGCGTAAAACTGTCAGACTCGGTGGCCTGCACTTTGGCATAAGCAGCTTCGTTCAACATCACCAAACCGCAGCACGGAGAACCGCTCCACCCTTTTTGCGGGGCGGAAATCAACACGTCAATGCCGAGTTTTTCCATGTCGAGCCAAATACAGCCCGAAGCAATACAGTCGATAACCAGCAAACCGCCAACCGCATGGGCGGCCTCGGCCAGCTTCTGAATATAGCTGTCGGGCAACATGATGCCCGAAGCCGTTTCTACATGCGGCGCGAACACAACCGCAGGCTTGTATGCGGCAATTTCCGCACACACTTCCTCAATCGGTGCAGGTGCAAACGGCGCTTGGGTTTCATCAGCAGGCTGCTTGGCCGTCAACACCTTAGTATCGGCGGCGATGCGGCCTTTTTCGAGAATCTGTGTCCAACGGAAGCTGAAAAAACCGTTACGCACAATCAAACATTTTTCGTCGCGGGCAAGCTGGCGGGCAACCGCTTCCATGCCCGACGATCCGCTACCGGGAATCACGGCGACATGTTCGGCGTTATAGACCTTTTTCAACGTGGCGGAAATATAGCGTAAGGCCGTCTGAAACTTTTGCGACATGTGGTTTAAGGCACGGTCGGTATAAACCACCGAATATTCGAGCAAACCGTTTTCATCAATGTCGGAATGCGGCAAAGTCATCATGTTTTCTCCTTTTTTAATTAATCGGATGAAATCAGCATGCGGCAACAAATATAGCAAATAACCTTATTTTTGATACAGGCAGCAAGGCAAAGCAACGACGTAGCAGAAATAAAGTTTATTTGTTATAGAAAATAAACCCGCTCTGCATGAACTTATCCGATTAAATGTTTATTATATAGATACAGACCTTACCGATGGTAGCATCATCAAAACACGATGTACAAGGCCGTCTGAAACGCTCATTGTTTCAGACGGCCTTTTGTCATACCCATATTGGGCAAAAATATTCATTCTGATATATTTCCAAAACATACATCTTCAATCCCGATACTTTGAATACAGCTTTGGAACGCCCGCGATGACCCAAACCCAATCCTACCGTCTCAGCTTCTCCCGCTTCACTCCCTCCCTCTCCGTCGTCTCCTTCACTGCCACCGAAGCCCTCAATACAGCCTACCGTCTCGACATCGAACTCACCTCAGTCGATGCCGACTTACCGCTGTCGTCCTACATCAACCAAGCGGCCAAGTTTACGGTAACGCCGGTGAGTAGCGATGCATTGGGACTGATCGAAGGAATGATCGCCCCCCAAGCGCTGAAGGAATGGAGCGGCATCATCACTTCGTGCGAGAAGCTGTCGGTATCGGCCGACGAGACCCGTTACCGCATGGTATTGGAACCGCGCATCGCCGCATTAAAGCATCATCGCACTTCGCGGCTGTTTCAAAACCAAAACGTTCCCGACATTATTTCATCGCTGCTGAAACACCACGGCTTCTCCGGCGTCGATTTCCGTTTCAATACCTCACGCGAATACGGTGTGCGCGAGTATGTGACCCAGTATCAGGAATCGGATTTCGCCTTTATCAACCGGCTGTGCGAAGAAGAAGGGATTTGGTACGCCTTCGAGCAGAATGCCCAATATGGCGATGTGGCGGTATTCGGCGACGATACCGCCCATTATTTTCGTAACCAC comes from the Neisseria dumasiana genome and includes:
- the clpA gene encoding ATP-dependent Clp protease ATP-binding subunit ClpA, coding for MISAELEQILQTIYTDARRQKYEFISLEHLLLALIEQNDEVHDVLSKCGADCGVLSEQLISSMVDNTPVLPEHLFDKTETQPTLGFQRVLQRAMVHAQSAGKQSVKPLDVLVALMSETDSHAVYFLQLQSVTRYDILRCLAHGVPSEGASDSEQQDDESNAAERESSDALASYTVNLNAEVLAGRIDPLIGRRAEMERLIQILCRRRKNNPILVGEAGVGKTALAEGLAHLIVKGSVPETLHNAVVFSLDMGALLAGTKYRGDFEARIKAVLKQLAKIPGAILFVDEIHTIIGAGSTSGGTMDASNLLKPALAKGQLRCIGATTYDEYRTIFDKDHALSRRFQKIDVIEPSIAETVQILRGLKPMFEDFHQVRYTSGALEAAAELSARYINERFLPDKAIDVMDEAGAAQKILPKSKQKKVIGKAQIEAVIAKVARIPEKTVSHDDKQVLQYLARDLKNMVFGQDNAIEALVAAVKMARSGLGQPDKPIGSFLFSGPTGVGKTEVAKQLAYSLGVPLQRFDMSEYMERHAVSRLIGAPPGYVGFEQGGLLTEAVNKQPFCVLLLDEIEKAHPDIFNVLLQVMDYGKLTDNNGKSADFRNVILIMTTNAGADSLSKPAIGFAGKRQRGDEMEAINKQFTPEFRNRLDAIIPFAPLDTQVIAKVVDKFLLQLEQQLLDKKVEAEFTPALRRYLAEAGFDPQMGARPMGRLIQEKIRKALADELLFGKLADGGFVRIDWDNKKSEAVLKFKKSPSPKEEAAL
- a CDS encoding IS30 family transposase encodes the protein MSYTQLTQDERYHIQYLSRHHSISEIAKRLNRHKSTISREIKRHCPQGQQYSAKKAQQQSRLTKQRKRKPYKLHSQLIQHIATLIRRKLSPEQVCAYLHKHHQITLHHSTVYNYLRDDKSNGGTLWQHLRICSKSYRKRYGSTWSRGKVPDRIGIENRPAIVDEKSRIGDWEADTIVGKDQKSALLTLVERVTRYTIICKLKNFKAQDTANAVIRALRAHKDRVHTITMDNGKEFYRHTRIAKALAAETYFCRPYRSWEKALNENTNGLIRQYFPKQTDFRNISEREIRRVQDELNHRPRKTLGYETPSVLFLNLFQPLLPECCT
- a CDS encoding aminotransferase class V-fold PLP-dependent enzyme, which gives rise to MMTLPHSDIDENGLLEYSVVYTDRALNHMSQKFQTALRYISATLKKVYNAEHVAVIPGSGSSGMEAVARQLARDEKCLIVRNGFFSFRWTQILEKGRIAADTKVLTAKQPADETQAPFAPAPIEEVCAEIAAYKPAVVFAPHVETASGIMLPDSYIQKLAEAAHAVGGLLVIDCIASGCIWLDMEKLGIDVLISAPQKGWSGSPCCGLVMLNEAAYAKVQATESDSFTLDLKKWLQIMEAFENGGHAYHATPPTDALLKLHDVMKEAEAVGFDKLKAAQTELGGKIRALLAEHGYPSVAAEGFEAPGVVVSYTTDTDIQSGKAFITRGMQIASGVPLQCSERGDFQTFRLGLFGLDKLQNIERTVQTFEEVLKTI